The Thioalkalivibrio thiocyanodenitrificans ARhD 1 genome window below encodes:
- a CDS encoding RNA pyrophosphohydrolase: MIDCDGYRPNVGIILSNRDRRLFWGKRIGQQAWQFPQGGIRCDERPLDAMYRELAEETGLQREHVEVIGSTQDWLRYRLPKHLIRRRSNPVCIGQKQIWFMLRLVGDETCVRLDAVPTPEFDSWRWVDYWRPMREVVFFKRHVYRRALHELAPLLFPEGVPGRQRWNDSRRGEGV; the protein is encoded by the coding sequence GTGATTGATTGTGATGGATATAGACCGAATGTGGGCATCATCCTGAGCAATCGGGACAGACGCCTTTTCTGGGGGAAGCGTATCGGCCAGCAGGCCTGGCAGTTCCCGCAGGGAGGTATCCGTTGCGATGAACGGCCGCTGGATGCCATGTATCGCGAGTTGGCCGAGGAAACCGGCCTGCAGCGGGAGCACGTGGAGGTCATCGGCAGCACCCAGGATTGGTTGCGTTATCGCCTTCCCAAGCACCTGATCCGACGCCGTTCCAATCCGGTCTGCATTGGCCAGAAGCAGATATGGTTCATGCTGCGTCTGGTCGGCGACGAGACCTGCGTGCGGCTCGATGCGGTGCCGACGCCGGAGTTTGACTCGTGGCGCTGGGTCGATTACTGGCGCCCCATGCGCGAGGTGGTGTTTTTCAAGCGTCATGTATACCGCAGGGCCCTGCACGAACTGGCCCCTCTGCTGTTTCCGGAGGGTGTCCCGGGCCGGCAACGCTGGAACGATTCCCGCCGGGGGGAGGGCGTTTGA
- a CDS encoding histidinol-phosphatase: MTLAIFDLDNTLIAGDSDYEWGRFLTDIGVVDADTYQATNRVFYEQYKAGTLDIHEFCRFAFRPLAEHDVETLHGWRNRFLTERIEPLILPAAEALLARHRQAGDTLLIITATNLFITEPIAERLGVNDLLATEPAFRDGRYTGELQGVPCFQGGKVTRLEAWLREHGENLDGSWFYSDSHNDIPLLERVDNPVAVDPDEALADHAAARDWPIISLREK, encoded by the coding sequence GTGACACTGGCCATCTTCGACCTGGACAACACCCTCATCGCCGGCGACAGCGACTACGAATGGGGCCGCTTTCTGACAGACATCGGTGTCGTGGACGCCGATACCTACCAGGCCACCAACCGGGTGTTCTACGAGCAGTACAAGGCCGGCACGCTGGATATCCATGAATTCTGCCGCTTTGCCTTCAGGCCCCTGGCCGAACATGACGTCGAGACCCTCCATGGCTGGCGGAACCGGTTCCTGACCGAGCGCATCGAGCCTCTGATCCTGCCGGCGGCCGAAGCGCTCCTGGCAAGGCACCGCCAGGCCGGCGACACGCTGCTCATCATCACTGCCACGAACCTGTTCATTACCGAGCCCATCGCCGAACGCCTGGGGGTGAACGACCTCCTGGCCACGGAACCCGCCTTCCGGGACGGGCGCTATACGGGGGAACTTCAGGGGGTGCCCTGCTTCCAGGGAGGCAAGGTGACGCGGCTCGAGGCCTGGCTCCGGGAGCACGGGGAGAACCTGGATGGCAGCTGGTTCTACAGCGACTCCCACAACGACATCCCTTTGCTGGAGCGTGTGGACAACCCGGTCGCGGTGGACCCCGACGAGGCCCTGGCCGACCACGCGGCGGCGCGGGACTGGCCCATTATCTCGCTGCGCGAGAAGTAG
- a CDS encoding methyltransferase domain-containing protein encodes MAATSPIHFDVEHLREEVLRTYDRVARDPRGDFHFHRGARYASEYLGYDPAELAELPESCTARFAGVGNPLQIGKVIAAVPGMRREHAGPCPGETVLDHACGAGMDLLLAARQVGPRGRAIGVDMTPAMRACAQASAELAGLSGRVQIRAGYMESLPVDDGSVDLVISNGVVNLAPDKTRVFREIARVLRPGGRLFLADVVVQRELTLDARENPDLWAACVAGAMVESEIATLASEAGLVDGRVVQRFDCFRDTSAEAKVAKDLFIQGVNFYARRA; translated from the coding sequence ATGGCTGCCACAAGCCCCATCCATTTCGACGTTGAACATCTGCGCGAGGAAGTGCTTCGTACCTACGATCGCGTGGCCCGTGATCCTCGCGGCGACTTTCACTTTCACCGCGGAGCCCGGTATGCCAGCGAGTACCTGGGCTATGACCCGGCGGAACTGGCGGAACTGCCTGAATCCTGCACCGCGCGTTTCGCGGGCGTGGGCAACCCGCTGCAGATCGGTAAGGTGATTGCCGCCGTGCCGGGGATGCGCCGGGAACATGCCGGTCCCTGCCCGGGGGAGACGGTGCTTGATCACGCCTGCGGTGCCGGTATGGATCTGCTGCTCGCGGCACGCCAGGTGGGCCCCAGGGGGCGCGCCATCGGCGTCGACATGACCCCGGCGATGCGTGCCTGTGCGCAGGCCTCTGCGGAACTGGCCGGGCTTTCCGGCCGTGTGCAGATCCGTGCCGGTTACATGGAGAGCCTGCCGGTGGACGACGGGAGCGTGGACCTGGTGATCTCCAACGGTGTCGTCAATCTCGCGCCGGACAAGACCCGCGTGTTTCGCGAGATCGCCAGGGTGCTGCGGCCGGGCGGACGGCTGTTCCTGGCCGACGTGGTGGTGCAGCGTGAACTGACCCTGGACGCCCGGGAGAATCCGGACCTGTGGGCCGCCTGCGTGGCCGGCGCCATGGTGGAGAGCGAGATCGCAACTCTGGCCTCTGAGGCGGGCCTGGTGGACGGACGGGTGGTGCAGCGTTTCGACTGCTTCCGCGATACCTCCGCTGAGGCCAAGGTGGCGAAGGATCTGTTCATTCAGGGTGTGAACTTCTACGCCCGCAGGGCGTAG
- the mddA gene encoding methanethiol S-methyltransferase, giving the protein MLKRILVFGYGVTCYAIFFATFLYAIGFVGDLVVPRTIDGTPTVPLWIALVVNLSLLGLFAVQHSVMARPAFKRWITRYIPKAAERSTYVLISSIALIVLFLNWEPMGGVIWQVDNPVGQGLLYGAYAFGWLLVLLATFLINHFDLFGLRQVWLYLVGRPYTPLTFKTPALYRMVRHPLYVGWLFAFWATPVMTAAHLVFAVMTTAYILIAIQLEERDLMDAHPEYAGYRRRVPMLIPRIRGRRKPQDPAVETA; this is encoded by the coding sequence ATGCTTAAGCGCATTCTCGTATTCGGCTACGGGGTGACCTGTTATGCCATCTTTTTTGCCACCTTCCTGTACGCGATCGGCTTCGTGGGCGATCTGGTCGTGCCGCGCACCATCGACGGAACGCCAACCGTGCCGTTGTGGATCGCATTGGTGGTGAACCTGTCCCTGCTGGGCCTGTTCGCCGTGCAGCACAGCGTCATGGCGCGGCCGGCCTTCAAGCGCTGGATCACCCGCTACATTCCGAAGGCGGCGGAACGCAGCACCTACGTGCTGATCTCGAGCATTGCACTGATCGTGCTGTTCCTGAACTGGGAGCCCATGGGCGGCGTGATCTGGCAGGTGGATAACCCGGTCGGCCAGGGGCTGCTGTACGGCGCCTATGCCTTCGGGTGGCTGCTGGTGCTGCTCGCCACGTTCCTGATCAACCACTTCGATCTGTTCGGTCTGCGCCAGGTGTGGCTGTACCTGGTCGGCCGTCCTTACACCCCGCTGACCTTCAAGACCCCGGCGCTCTATCGGATGGTGCGTCATCCCCTTTATGTGGGCTGGCTGTTCGCCTTCTGGGCCACGCCCGTCATGACGGCGGCGCATCTGGTGTTCGCGGTCATGACCACCGCCTACATCCTGATCGCCATTCAACTGGAGGAGCGTGACCTGATGGACGCGCATCCGGAGTACGCCGGTTACCGGCGCCGGGTGCCCATGCTGATCCCGCGCATCCGCGGGCGGCGCAAGCCGCAGGATCCGGCCGTCGAGACGGCCTGA
- a CDS encoding hybrid sensor histidine kinase/response regulator, producing the protein MAVSDPHAGFRSLIEQGTPFQEILDNSTAVIFVKDREGRYLLVNRRFLQIVGRPASDVLGRLESEVVPEAMAADFRENDLRVLASGEPVEFEETYELPDGAHSFISLKFPMRDADGRVYAVCGMSTEITARKRIEEALRKVALDVSAAGSGDVLAEIACSLTETLGVDMALVGKRLPGEPVRIQALAACLEGEQVGPLEYPLEGTPCAHVVGRSFQYIPDDLQTRFPGDGLLGEFGLESYAGYPLFDSSGDPTGLVAVLHRGPLPDAAFTESILRIFSVRAGAELERIAAEEARRASESSYRAIIEASEDAIYVHDMDTGAIVDVNPKACEALGYSRGEMLRISVDQLSSGVPPYTGVEAARLMDRARQGEPMCFEWHRRNRDGSLHWDEVWLKRIHLGGVDRIVAITREITQRKEREVALRRSEDRLRATVEASLDCIIGMDVEGRITEFNPAAEQCFGLRRDDVMGQVLAELIIPQRFRAEHQAGLMRFRETGEGPYLGRRVEITAQRADGTEFPAELAIDVVRSAEGDLFIGYLRDITERRLAEEGRAQLEAQLRQAQKMEAIGHLTGGIAHDFNNILTGVMGYVVLAQERAACAGDDRLVQYLERASESALRARDLIQQMLTFSRGQRGDPRPLDPNPLVREAVKLLRSTLPATVSLNTQLADDVPPVRVDPVQVEQVLMNLCINARDAMQGHGAIRVRLRGRDAAQGVCASCREPVSGDFVELSVGDEGPGVAPAHLDRIFDPFYTTKGVGQGSGMGLATVHGIVHEHGGHVELITAPGRGAEFRVLLPALAPETRAGSVAMADAAPMAGRTPPRLRGRMLLADDDDTAGAFVEELLRGWGLTVARAHDGVEAREMLEAGEAFDAALLDRAMPGLSGLEVAAWARDHRPDLPVVLYTGYSEDLPRHTLEGAGIRALVHKPVDIHVLWRVLRDVLGDAQGGQ; encoded by the coding sequence ATGGCCGTCTCCGATCCCCATGCCGGGTTCCGTTCCCTGATTGAACAGGGAACGCCGTTCCAGGAGATCCTGGATAACAGCACGGCGGTGATCTTCGTCAAGGACCGCGAGGGCCGCTATCTGCTGGTCAACCGCCGGTTCCTGCAGATCGTCGGCCGGCCTGCCTCGGACGTCCTCGGGCGCCTGGAATCCGAAGTGGTGCCCGAGGCCATGGCGGCCGATTTCCGGGAGAACGACCTGCGTGTGCTGGCGAGCGGCGAGCCGGTGGAGTTCGAGGAGACCTACGAGCTTCCCGACGGGGCGCACAGTTTCATCTCCCTGAAGTTCCCCATGCGTGATGCCGACGGCCGGGTCTATGCCGTCTGCGGCATGTCCACCGAGATCACGGCCCGCAAGCGCATCGAAGAGGCCCTGCGCAAGGTGGCCCTGGACGTGTCCGCTGCCGGCAGCGGCGACGTGCTCGCCGAGATCGCCTGTTCGCTGACCGAGACCCTGGGCGTGGACATGGCCCTGGTGGGCAAGCGCCTGCCGGGTGAACCGGTGCGCATCCAGGCGCTCGCGGCCTGCCTGGAAGGTGAGCAGGTGGGCCCCCTGGAATACCCGCTCGAGGGTACGCCCTGCGCCCACGTGGTGGGGCGCAGCTTCCAATACATCCCGGACGACCTGCAGACACGCTTCCCGGGGGACGGCCTGCTGGGGGAGTTCGGGCTGGAGAGCTACGCGGGCTATCCGTTGTTCGATTCCTCGGGGGATCCCACCGGGCTCGTCGCCGTGCTCCACCGGGGGCCCCTGCCGGATGCGGCGTTCACGGAATCCATCCTGCGCATCTTCTCCGTGCGGGCAGGGGCGGAACTGGAGCGTATCGCGGCAGAGGAGGCGCGCCGCGCCTCCGAATCCAGCTACCGGGCCATCATCGAAGCCAGCGAGGATGCCATCTATGTCCACGACATGGATACCGGTGCCATCGTCGACGTCAACCCAAAGGCGTGTGAGGCGCTGGGCTACAGCCGCGGGGAGATGCTCCGGATCAGCGTGGATCAACTCAGTTCCGGTGTCCCGCCCTACACGGGCGTGGAGGCGGCACGCCTGATGGACCGGGCGCGGCAGGGGGAGCCGATGTGCTTCGAATGGCACCGGCGCAATCGCGATGGTTCGCTGCACTGGGATGAGGTCTGGCTCAAGCGCATCCACCTGGGTGGCGTGGACCGCATTGTGGCCATCACCCGCGAGATCACCCAACGCAAGGAGCGAGAGGTGGCCCTCAGACGCAGCGAGGACCGGCTGCGGGCGACGGTGGAGGCCTCCCTGGACTGCATCATCGGCATGGACGTCGAGGGCCGCATCACCGAGTTCAATCCGGCCGCGGAGCAGTGCTTCGGGCTGCGCCGCGACGACGTGATGGGGCAGGTGCTTGCCGAACTGATCATCCCGCAAAGATTCCGTGCGGAACATCAAGCGGGCCTGATGCGCTTTCGCGAAACCGGCGAGGGGCCTTACCTGGGGCGACGCGTGGAGATCACGGCCCAACGTGCGGACGGCACGGAATTTCCCGCGGAACTGGCCATCGACGTGGTGCGTTCCGCCGAAGGCGATCTGTTCATCGGCTACCTGCGCGATATTACCGAGCGGCGCCTGGCGGAGGAGGGAAGGGCACAACTGGAGGCGCAGCTCCGTCAGGCACAGAAGATGGAGGCCATCGGCCATCTGACCGGCGGTATCGCCCACGATTTCAACAACATTCTTACGGGCGTCATGGGATACGTTGTCCTGGCCCAGGAGCGTGCCGCGTGCGCCGGTGATGACCGTCTGGTCCAGTATCTCGAACGGGCCTCGGAGTCTGCGCTGCGCGCCCGCGACCTGATCCAGCAGATGCTGACGTTCAGCCGTGGCCAACGGGGTGATCCGCGTCCCCTGGATCCGAACCCCCTGGTCAGGGAAGCCGTGAAACTGCTGCGCTCCACTCTGCCCGCCACGGTGTCCCTCAACACGCAACTGGCTGACGACGTACCGCCGGTGCGGGTGGACCCCGTTCAGGTGGAACAGGTGCTCATGAACCTGTGCATCAACGCCCGGGACGCCATGCAGGGGCACGGCGCAATCCGTGTGCGGTTACGCGGTCGCGACGCTGCGCAAGGCGTGTGCGCGTCATGCCGGGAGCCTGTCTCGGGGGATTTCGTGGAACTGTCCGTGGGTGACGAGGGTCCCGGTGTGGCACCCGCACATCTGGATCGGATCTTCGACCCTTTCTACACCACCAAGGGCGTGGGGCAGGGCAGCGGCATGGGGCTTGCCACGGTCCACGGGATCGTGCACGAGCACGGTGGTCACGTGGAACTGATCACAGCGCCGGGGAGAGGGGCCGAGTTCAGGGTCCTGCTGCCCGCGCTGGCACCGGAGACGCGGGCGGGCAGTGTGGCAATGGCGGATGCTGCGCCGATGGCCGGCCGTACACCTCCCCGCCTGCGGGGCAGGATGCTGCTGGCCGACGATGACGACACCGCCGGGGCATTCGTGGAGGAGCTGCTGCGCGGCTGGGGGCTCACGGTGGCGCGGGCCCATGACGGGGTCGAGGCGCGCGAGATGCTGGAGGCAGGCGAAGCCTTCGATGCCGCACTGCTCGATCGTGCCATGCCGGGCCTGTCGGGGCTCGAGGTGGCGGCCTGGGCACGGGACCATCGTCCCGACCTGCCCGTGGTGCTCTACACCGGCTACAGCGAGGATCTGCCCCGGCATACGCTCGAAGGGGCCGGCATCCGCGCTCTGGTGCACAAGCCCGTGGATATCCATGTGCTGTGGCGGGTGTTGCGGGATGTGCTGGGCGATGCCCAGGGAGGTCAGTGA
- a CDS encoding response regulator, which produces MSEDTVTVLVVDDDPHVRALLNDYLSAHGYAVFEADSGTALRRFMLEQRPQVVLLDVGLPGEDGLSLARYLREQFDLGIIMVSGAGETVDRVVGLEVGADDYITKPFDPRELRARLKSVVRRYQRGVVSSAVSPGAGSTRRVVMGRCRLDLDTRQLLDAEGAELPLTAMEFDLLSVFAGRPNRPLSRDQLMQLTRNREWDPADRSIDIHMTRLRRKLEQDPEHPRVLRTVRGVGYMFVPEPAGPPA; this is translated from the coding sequence GTGTCCGAAGACACGGTGACCGTCCTCGTCGTGGACGACGATCCCCACGTGCGCGCCCTGCTGAACGACTATCTGTCGGCGCACGGATATGCGGTGTTCGAGGCCGACAGCGGTACCGCCTTGCGGCGCTTCATGCTGGAACAGCGGCCCCAGGTGGTGCTGCTGGACGTGGGGCTGCCGGGGGAGGACGGCCTGTCCCTGGCCCGTTACCTGCGTGAGCAGTTCGATCTGGGCATCATCATGGTGTCGGGGGCCGGTGAGACCGTGGACCGGGTCGTCGGCCTGGAAGTGGGCGCCGACGACTACATCACCAAACCCTTTGATCCCCGGGAATTGCGCGCGCGGCTGAAGAGCGTGGTGCGGCGCTATCAGCGCGGGGTGGTGTCGTCCGCGGTTTCGCCGGGCGCCGGGTCCACGCGACGCGTGGTCATGGGCCGCTGCCGGCTGGACCTTGACACCCGCCAACTGCTCGACGCCGAAGGCGCCGAGCTTCCGCTGACCGCCATGGAGTTCGATCTGCTGAGCGTGTTCGCCGGGCGTCCCAACCGGCCGCTGTCACGCGACCAGCTGATGCAACTGACCCGCAACCGGGAATGGGATCCTGCCGACCGCAGCATCGACATCCATATGACCCGTCTGCGGCGCAAGCTGGAGCAGGACCCGGAGCATCCGCGGGTGCTGCGCACGGTGCGCGGTGTGGGTTACATGTTCGTACCGGAACCGGCCGGGCCACCCGCGTAA
- a CDS encoding rubredoxin, protein MKTYQCVICGFIYDESKGWPDEGIPPGTRWHDVPDDWTCPECGASKDDFEMVEL, encoded by the coding sequence GTGAAGACTTATCAATGTGTCATCTGCGGGTTCATCTACGACGAATCCAAGGGCTGGCCCGACGAGGGCATTCCGCCGGGGACCCGATGGCACGATGTGCCCGATGACTGGACCTGCCCGGAATGCGGTGCCAGCAAGGACGACTTCGAGATGGTGGAACTGTGA
- the thiD gene encoding bifunctional hydroxymethylpyrimidine kinase/phosphomethylpyrimidine kinase, translating into MNQNDAVPVVMTLAGNDPTGGAGIQADIESIISMGCHAAPVITALTVQDTGQVIGFAPVEAELIIQQARAVLEDMPVAAVKIGMVGSIEAVQAIHTILVDYPDLPVVLDPVLASGGGAELADEEVIGGMRSLLLPLTTVLTPNSLEARRLAPESDNLDACGMSLLDQGAEFVLLTGTHENTPQVRNVLYGNHRKLETFSWPRLEGSYHGSGCTLASAISGLMAQGTEPLSAIHEAQEFTWQALNHGYRIGMGQRQPNRLFWASPREGNDHSN; encoded by the coding sequence ATGAACCAGAACGACGCTGTCCCGGTGGTCATGACGCTGGCCGGCAACGACCCTACCGGCGGAGCGGGCATCCAGGCGGACATCGAATCCATCATCAGCATGGGCTGCCACGCGGCGCCGGTGATCACCGCGCTGACGGTTCAGGATACCGGACAGGTGATCGGTTTCGCCCCCGTGGAAGCAGAGCTGATCATCCAGCAGGCGCGCGCTGTGCTGGAAGACATGCCGGTGGCGGCGGTGAAGATCGGCATGGTGGGCTCCATCGAGGCAGTTCAGGCCATCCACACCATTCTCGTGGACTACCCGGACCTGCCCGTGGTGCTGGATCCGGTGCTGGCCTCGGGAGGCGGCGCGGAACTGGCCGACGAGGAAGTGATCGGCGGCATGCGCAGCCTGCTGCTTCCCCTGACCACGGTACTCACCCCCAACAGCCTGGAAGCCCGCCGTCTCGCACCGGAATCCGACAACCTGGACGCCTGCGGCATGTCACTGCTGGATCAGGGCGCGGAGTTCGTGCTGCTCACCGGCACCCACGAGAACACGCCCCAGGTACGGAACGTGCTCTACGGCAATCACCGCAAGCTCGAAACCTTTTCCTGGCCCCGCCTGGAGGGCAGCTATCACGGATCCGGCTGCACCCTCGCCTCCGCCATCTCGGGCCTGATGGCACAGGGCACCGAACCGCTCTCGGCCATTCACGAGGCCCAGGAATTTACGTGGCAGGCACTCAACCACGGCTACCGTATCGGCATGGGCCAGCGCCAGCCCAATCGCCTGTTCTGGGCGAGTCCCCGAGAGGGCAATGACCACTCGAACTGA
- the thiE gene encoding thiamine phosphate synthase, producing the protein MTTRTDPLHGLYVVTPDHHPEPGWLESRVDAALRGGARLIQYRDKSGDRRRREREAGALRALCTRHGAWLIVNDDVELALAAGAHGVHLGQDDMPLNEARRQLGDRAIIGITCHDRLDLAIAAQLDGADYVAFGAIYPSPTKSAAVRAPLALIAQAHETLDIPICAIGGIDADNARAVIRAGADMVAVISGVFARPDPEAEARRLAAAFGT; encoded by the coding sequence ATGACCACTCGAACTGATCCGCTGCACGGCCTGTATGTCGTCACTCCCGACCATCATCCGGAACCCGGGTGGCTGGAGAGCAGGGTGGATGCGGCGCTGCGCGGCGGAGCCCGTCTGATCCAGTACCGGGACAAATCCGGCGACAGGCGGCGCCGGGAGCGGGAAGCCGGCGCGTTGCGTGCATTGTGCACAAGGCATGGTGCCTGGCTGATCGTCAACGACGACGTGGAACTGGCACTTGCCGCGGGCGCCCATGGTGTGCATCTGGGCCAGGACGACATGCCGCTCAACGAGGCCCGCCGCCAGCTCGGGGACCGGGCCATCATCGGCATCACGTGCCACGACCGCCTGGATCTGGCCATCGCCGCGCAACTGGACGGCGCCGATTACGTGGCATTCGGCGCCATCTACCCCTCCCCCACGAAGTCCGCCGCCGTACGGGCTCCGCTTGCGCTCATCGCCCAGGCGCATGAAACCCTGGACATCCCGATATGCGCCATCGGCGGCATCGACGCAGACAACGCCCGGGCCGTGATCCGTGCCGGAGCGGATATGGTCGCGGTGATCAGCGGGGTGTTCGCCCGGCCGGATCCTGAGGCCGAGGCAAGGAGGCTTGCGGCCGCTTTCGGAACTTAG
- the hemL gene encoding glutamate-1-semialdehyde 2,1-aminomutase — MTRSHDLFKAALTHIPGGVNSPVRAFKGVGGDPLFIERAEGAYLYDADGKRYIDYVGSWGPMIAGHAHPEVLEAVRETIAHGLSFGAPTEIEIRMADRVCELVPSMDMVRMVNSGTEATMSAIRLARGFTGRDKIIKFEGCYHGHGDSLLVKAGSGALTLGVPSSPGVPAALAEHTLTLAYNDLDQVRDTFSHVGGQVACVIVEPVAGNMNCIPPEPGFLEGLRALCDEYGALLIFDEVMTGFRVALGGVQALYNVKPDLTTLGKVIGGGMPVGAFGGRREVMEQLAPLGPVYQAGTLSGNPVAMAAGLKTLELVSSPGFYDLLGEKVNTLVDGILAAARDTGIPMTANRVGGMFGLFFTDQPRVSNFYQATQCNLDRFRLFFHEMLERGVYLAPSAYEAGFVSSAHSQGDLDQTIEAAARSLNELAG, encoded by the coding sequence ATGACCCGTTCCCACGACCTCTTCAAGGCCGCCCTGACACACATCCCCGGCGGCGTGAACTCACCCGTGCGCGCCTTCAAGGGCGTGGGCGGCGACCCGTTGTTCATCGAGCGCGCCGAGGGCGCGTATCTCTATGATGCCGACGGCAAGCGCTATATCGATTACGTGGGCTCCTGGGGCCCCATGATCGCCGGTCATGCCCATCCCGAGGTACTGGAGGCGGTGCGCGAGACCATCGCCCACGGGCTCTCCTTCGGTGCCCCCACGGAGATCGAGATCCGCATGGCGGACCGGGTGTGCGAGCTGGTGCCCTCCATGGACATGGTGCGCATGGTGAACTCGGGTACCGAGGCCACCATGAGCGCCATTCGCCTGGCCCGCGGCTTCACCGGCCGCGACAAGATCATCAAGTTCGAGGGCTGCTACCACGGTCACGGGGACTCCCTGCTGGTCAAGGCCGGTTCCGGCGCCCTCACCCTGGGCGTGCCCAGCTCCCCGGGCGTGCCCGCGGCACTCGCCGAACACACCCTGACACTGGCCTACAACGACCTGGACCAGGTGCGCGACACCTTCTCCCACGTGGGCGGCCAGGTGGCCTGCGTCATCGTCGAACCCGTGGCCGGCAACATGAACTGCATTCCACCGGAGCCCGGCTTTCTGGAGGGGCTGCGGGCATTGTGCGACGAGTACGGCGCGCTGCTGATCTTCGACGAGGTGATGACCGGCTTTCGGGTGGCGCTGGGCGGCGTCCAGGCGCTCTACAACGTGAAACCGGACCTGACCACGCTGGGCAAGGTGATCGGCGGCGGCATGCCGGTGGGGGCCTTCGGCGGGCGGCGCGAGGTCATGGAACAGCTTGCCCCGCTCGGTCCCGTCTACCAGGCGGGTACCCTTTCCGGCAACCCGGTGGCCATGGCCGCGGGCCTGAAGACCCTGGAACTCGTCTCAAGCCCCGGTTTCTACGACCTGCTGGGCGAGAAGGTGAACACCCTCGTCGACGGCATCCTGGCCGCAGCCCGGGATACGGGTATCCCGATGACCGCGAACCGGGTGGGCGGCATGTTCGGGCTGTTCTTCACCGACCAGCCGCGGGTGAGCAACTTCTACCAGGCCACCCAGTGCAACCTTGACCGCTTCCGCCTGTTCTTCCACGAGATGCTGGAGCGGGGCGTGTACCTCGCGCCATCCGCCTACGAGGCCGGTTTCGTCTCCAGCGCCCACAGCCAGGGCGACCTGGATCAGACCATCGAGGCGGCCGCGCGCTCGCTGAACGAACTGGCGGGTTGA
- a CDS encoding sulfite exporter TauE/SafE family protein: MEAWLAYLALGAVAGVMAGLLGVGGGLLIVPVLVWLFIRQGVDPAAITHLAIGTSLATIVPTAIASARAHHQHGAVRWDLVTRLAPGVMLGALAGATLAEILSSDALRRVFGAFEIVLAVYMLMNIRPAPHRPLPGTAALTGGGGVIGLVSALLGIGGGSLTVPYLVWFNVAVRHAIGTAAAVGLPIALAGAGGFMIHGWQTQGLPAWTAGYIHGPALAGIALASFLTAPIGARLTHTLPVPLVRRLFALLLMVLGIRMLV; this comes from the coding sequence GTGGAAGCATGGCTGGCCTACCTGGCGCTGGGGGCGGTGGCGGGCGTAATGGCCGGCCTGCTGGGCGTGGGGGGTGGACTGCTCATCGTACCGGTGCTGGTGTGGCTGTTTATCCGTCAGGGCGTGGATCCGGCGGCGATCACCCACCTGGCCATCGGCACGTCTCTGGCCACCATCGTGCCCACGGCCATCGCCTCTGCCCGGGCACATCACCAGCACGGCGCGGTGCGCTGGGATCTTGTCACCCGTCTGGCACCGGGTGTGATGCTGGGCGCCCTGGCCGGCGCCACCCTGGCGGAGATCCTGAGCTCGGACGCCCTGCGCCGGGTGTTCGGTGCCTTCGAAATCGTCCTGGCCGTCTACATGCTGATGAACATCCGCCCGGCGCCGCACCGGCCCCTGCCAGGCACCGCGGCACTCACCGGCGGCGGCGGCGTCATCGGCCTCGTCTCCGCACTCCTGGGCATCGGCGGAGGCTCGCTCACCGTGCCCTATCTGGTGTGGTTCAACGTGGCGGTGCGTCACGCCATCGGCACCGCGGCCGCCGTCGGTCTGCCCATCGCCCTGGCCGGGGCCGGGGGCTTCATGATCCACGGCTGGCAAACTCAGGGCCTGCCGGCCTGGACCGCCGGCTACATCCACGGACCTGCCCTGGCAGGCATCGCGCTGGCCAGTTTCCTCACCGCCCCCATCGGCGCCCGGCTCACGCACACGCTGCCGGTACCGCTGGTGCGCAGGCTGTTCGCGCTGCTGCTGATGGTGCTGGGAATCAGGATGCTGGTTTGA